GCGGCAGCCATGGGTTTAtgtgaagaagaaaagatgccTCTATCTCTACGAGTAGAATTATTGCAGTGGGTCACACCTTCGCTTTCATTTACTTCAACTTCTCAGGTAATATTCCAACATTACAGCGTTGAATTGTTTGCAAATTTATTTACCTCATAGTCCCACTTTCTTTGATCTCTCCTTGTCCTAACCACGTTGGATTTTGAACCATTTGGTCTTATATTACATAACAtacaaatgaaaagaaaagaaaaacatttgcGATTCcgaccataaataaataatgttctGTTCTGTAACGAGAAACAGCCAAAGCTTCCAGCacttacaataataataaaagtaatgaGGGTAAAGgcttcaaagttttttttttttttttttttaaataaaggatAAGGAGTAAGGATTATCTTATGATCCAACTTAACGTTagtgtttaattgaaaatttaaatacaataacTTCAAGATAGAGTACAGTGTCCGCGTGGTGTTTGTTTTTCTACCTTCTCTGCAGGATCCGAAACTTCCAATTCAAGTTTCTTGCTATAGATAAGGTGTTTCGTAAGAAAACGTAAGTCTTAAAAGAGTTACAAGACAGCCCCAGTTATATGGCCCTTGCTAGATTCATAGTTACTTTCCCATGTACCGACTCTAAAGTGaatgacttttttttctttgcataacacctttttttttccccGAAAAGGATAGGTAtcaaaatgatatatttattttagggcCAACACTCAGAACCACTTTTTGACCACTCATAGTTTAGTTAAAATCAAATTTCGTTCTCTGTCTTTTGACACACTATTTTCTCTGTCTATTGAAATGCTCTTCTGCTGTTGTTAGCACGCTTTCGTCTCTTGTTTTGCttgttgtttattttctttgatttagTCATTATTGTAGTTAAGAACATTGATGATTCTATAGCAGACCTGTCACTCgagtatgatgaagatgaaaCCATTCAATTTGGGGCCGAATCTTCAGAGAGTGAAACCTTGTATGCTAATTGTTTTGTAGGAATGTTTCTTACCTCCAGTGTAGTTAATTTCCAAGCGATGAGATTGACTTTGGCTAATTTTTGGCATCCCATAGAGGGAGTCTCAATCTCGAATCTAGGCAATGAAAGAttcttattcaaattttattttgaagttgaCGTGAACAAAGTTGAAAAAAATGGGTCATGGAATTTCAATTCTCATCTATTGGTGCTACATCGGTTAAAGGAAGAGGAAGACCCTTTATCTGTTCAATTAAATTGGGTAGACTTTTGGATGCTTATCCATGATCTTCCCCTTGGTTTCATGTCTGAAGCGGTTGCTAGACAGTTGGGTAGTTTTATTGGTGTTTTCCTTGAATATGATGCATCAACGACTCAATTGGGTTATAAAAGAATAATGATGTTAAATGTGCGAATTGATGTTAGAAAACcattgaaaaagaagaagaaactcaCCCTCTCGAATGGTGAGTCAATTTATGTTCGATTTGAATATGAAAAACTCACtttattttgtttcctttgTGGTAAACTAAGGCATGGTAAAACTTTTTACCCGATCAGAGCTCACAATCCGCTACAAGAGTATGTTTTCCGTTGGGATATATCTTTACGTGCTCAGTTAAGGAAAATTTTGGCTTGGAAGAGTAGATGGTTGGTGGAGGATGACGATTGTGGTACTTCAATTTATGGaaactataacacccctaacccttatccgtcgccggaacagggttacaaaACATTACCGGACTTTATAGATTAAATATGAACATTTCACAACTTTTATTATACATGTCAAGAATCAGTTATAAAACACTCATGTTGTCCCTTAGATGGACCCTTAAGGCACAATATacactttagaaatgaattGGGACTAAACCGGATACTTAGGGAATTTTTcctaaaatctcaaaaaaatttcttaaaagtaGGGGACACACGtctgtgtggctcacacagccaggagacacacccgtgtcttaagccgtgtgggcattcgatgtgaggcacacaaccgtgtctcagcccgtgcccttacccgtgtaactctctgacttgggtcacacggccatccACATGCCCgtatgctaggccgtgtgcaagatgcaggggtcacacagccaagccacacacccgtgtgctaagccgtgtgTAAAAActtgagcattctgttttaaaattttaaggtgcaggggacacacggccagaccatacgcccatgtgccaggccgtgtggacgaaaatagaccattttcaaTACATCAAATAGCCCCAATCAAACAATCAACACAAgccaaaaatcatgttttaaacataatatatcatCACAAAACTCAATTGtcaaaacttaccaaaataACTACATTCATTGATTTACCAAAATCTACTACTAAATATATgcatactaacatatatatatgtcattcaCAACAATACTTCAAATTTAGCTCTTTTCTAACTCagccctatacatgtcatataaaccaCAAAATGTATAACAAAATCTACCGAAGCAAACTAGATAGTGTGGCTCTATGTGTTGATCCGATGCTTTAAACttcttaaaaatctaaaaagaacATTAAACGACACAATAAGTTTAATGAAGCATAGTAAGTTCGCTGgctttaaatataaatcttaccgaacatactataataatttatttaggtaAATTATTTCACAAACATTTCCTGCCAATCACAACTTCAATTAATGAATTCACTCATTTGAgctcaatatcaataataacttaaattcttccacattaatttcatttggcACTTACCAATCATTATCAAACCAGAAAACGTcttacggatttgagtacatcgtaaacagaaacccataagggttcatctaaagctcaaaagagctaaacggaaacccattagggttaaactgaagctcaaaagagctgaactGAAATCCAGAAGCGTTAATTTGAAACTCATGAGTTTActgaagctcatgagagctaaacggaaagCAAATACGAGAGTTcccaacaaatgttgaacctcggtttacttgggtaattttaccgtcaattcctctTTTGCACTAAACGACTATACTCAATCCTGCGTTCCATTCACTTCGAACACTTGATgcaatttcataaatttaataataattttattttcaacaaatgttacgaataaatacaaaaaaccattcatcaattaacatatcacattaaattttaaccattagaacttacctgggttaaattgtggaaattgtaATGGTTCAGAGATTATTTGgctattttcccctttttcgcGTTGGTATAAgggctcttgatctaaaatataaaattatccatTCATTAGCACATGCTTCAATTctaattcacttcacaatttataccactcaatttttgaaattatacaattacctcaacttttacagtttttgtaatttagtccatCGCCAATTAACTCATCAAAtaagctaatttttctcaagtaacactttatctaaatattttaaactattacaCAGCCTTtgataaacataatttaatactaaaacctaaaatttaattttttacaatttggtcctaaaatcaatttcccTTGAAAgcacttgataaaatcatcatataacaaaattaaaacttcaaatccatgttaattcatcataaaaatgcagcactcatcaatggtagCTTTCAAGATTactcataaaatcaaaaactaatgaattagatAGTTAGACCTAATTACAgaagtcttaaaaacacaaaaattttaagaaaagagcaagaattGAGCTCACATGTAGCAAAATATGAAAACCAGCTTCTTAAGGgttcttcaatggtgtttttggctgataaattgaagaagaataacttagaaaagtttagaattcaatttatttaagtttatttcacaaaatttacaattttgccctttaatcacatgatttttgttttcttttctgcttatgccgcctcagGCCTTTGTTTTAGGCATAATTGCTCCTTAAGTCCTTCTTTGTTcattaattaagtcatttaatcaatatttctttaattagcaagttttgcacctttttctaatttaatattttttaattaattaactatcgaaacgttaaaattttctaacgaaatatttataaaaatatttacagctcagtttataaaatcgagatctcgatacctcgttttcaaaactagttaatctaacaaatatttcTAAAGCATAAATCATTAATTCATAAGCCTTCTTAAATTCAGAATCGAATAAAAaacactatataataaaatttatgaactaATTTATCGGATTTAGTGTTCTCAAACTACTATTTTCGAAACCACTGAAAATTGGACTGTTACAAAAACTCTATAAAAATACGGAAAGGAGAAATTTTGAGGTTTCATAATCTGTTtgcataaatcaataagcaaattcAGAATTTATTTCCAATTATTCCCTCTCAACAAAAGGAATGGTGAATTTCTAGTTGACTTCAAGCCCAATAAATATGGGTGAAATGGGTCAAGCTTACAACGAAGCTAGGAACATCTTTGATGCGAATATGGCAATTTATGAGGAGGAGAATAACCCAATAAAATAAAGTGATGGGCTAAAAAGACCTTTTTTTAAGTCTACTTCTGGAGTTTCTAATAAGGAAGATTTGAATGAAGTTTCGGGTACTCTATTACAGGTACCAAATTCTAGTAGATCGCCAGGCCCTGCTAAGTGGGCTAGTCGGATACAATGAAGCTGTTGAGTTGGAACATTCAGGTAAAGGGGAGGTCTTGGACAGTTTGTTGTCTCCAGCATATGCTGAGAGGTATAAATCTCTCTATAGTGTTCCTAATTGAGATGAAACTATAGGGTTTTAATATGGAAGGAACAAGACGCAAATGTGGATTTCTTAATGGGATGGATGTTGATTCATATGGTAGAAGTGAGGGTTTATCAATGGGTTGGAGTAGCGATTATAAGGTTTGTCTTCGGTCTTTTTCGAGAAGGGACATTGGCATTATGATTGATAAGGATACTGATGGTAAAACTTGGTGATGTACGGGGTTTTATGAAGTGCCCGAGGAGAATCTGAGGAGGCATCGTAAAATTTATTGCATTCTTTAGATGACTGCCCACATATCCCTAAGTTTGTAATAgggaattttaatgaaatagcTTATTCATCTGAAAAGAAAGGTGGATTACTTCAGAGGGAGAGACAAATGAGAAGATTTTGGAAAGCTCTTTATGATTGCTCTCTTACAGATTTGGGCTATAGAGGACAATGGTTTACCTGGGAAAAAGGTCGTACTCGAGCAAACAATATTAGGAAACATTTGGATCAAAGGGTAGCTAATGCAGTTTGATGggatttatttcaaaattacaaaatgcaTCATCTCACGCATTCTTTTTTATTGCAatcagattttgaaaataatcatGCAAAATGGTGTCACTTCAAGTTCGAGGTTGCGTGGCTTTTGGAAGAAACGTGTGAGTCAAATGTTCTAAAATTATAGACTGAAAATTTGGTGATGTCCTTAATAGATTGAAGGTGTTTGGTGTGGGCCTTAAAGCGTGgttcaaaaggattaaaaagaTAGGGGTTTGTCGAAAAAAGATCTTAAGAAGCAATTCATTAAGTTGAACAAATCATACCTAACTGATGAGGTGTTGGGTGATATTGTTGGGATAAAACTAGCCCTTAATATGGAGGCCGGTAGGGAGGAACTCTATTGGGAACAAAGAGCCAGAGCTAATTGGATGAAAAATGGTGaccgaaacacaaaaattgcAACAAAAAGAAGACGAAGGAATATGATGGATAAACTACtagattttgatgaaaattattataagagcAATGAGGAGCAGTTGTCACTTGCCACTGACTACTTTGCCTCTCTATTCACTTCAACTAGAATCGAAAATCCAGGTTCTATATTAGAAGGGGTTGAGCCGTGCATTACTCGAGCAATGAACGAGGAACTTGCAAAGGATTATTCTTATGAGGATATTTGTATGGCGTTAAAATCATGAATACATTAAAGGCTTCTGGTGAGGATGACTTGggtgcaatttttttttatcaatggTTTTGGCATATTATGGGTAAAGAGGTAGCAAATTATTGTATTGAGATTTTAAATGGAGGCACAATATCGCTGAAATCAACCAGACACAAATTGTTTTAATCCCTAAGGTTAGCTGTCCATGACTTATGGCTCTATTTAAACCGATTAGCCGTTATAATATCCTTTACAAATTTATTGCAAAAATGCTAGTGAATAGGTTTTTAAAAGTCTTTCACTATTGTATAGATGAGGTACAACGTGCATTTGTACCAGGGAGGCTTATCACTGATAATATTTTAGTTGTATATGAAGTTTTACActccatgaaaaagaaaaagaaaaagataagagATGAAGGGTCTTTTGCTTTGAAGCTTAACATGAGTAAAGCGTATAATAGACTAAAGTGTGCGCTCATTAATGTCATGCTTAGAAGAATGGGTTTCTCGAAGTTGTGGGTTTAGAAAATTATGAGATGTATTGAAATGATTTCTTATTCTGTGGTTAATTTGTTTCTTCCTTATCGGGGGCTTAAACAAGGGGGCCCACTTAAtccttatttatttcttatttggGGAAGGTCTGTCATCTTTTCTTAGAATGGCTGCTGCAAGTGGGGATCTCAAGGGTGCTTGCATTAAGAGACACGCTCCAGTTATCACCCACTTGTTATCTTTGCAAATGACAGTCTTATCTTTGGAAAGGCCACAGCAGAAGGGGATATGGTGCTTAAGGAAAGACTGGAGATTTATGCCAATAGTTTGggtcaattaataattttttataagtctGGTATGTTTTTAGTTCCAATGTTGAGTAGAATAGAAAAAAAGAGGTTTATCGAATTTTAGGGGTTAATCCAAACATTAATCCAGAAAAGTATATTGGTCTCCTTTAAATCGTGgggcaaaataaaaaaagggctTGTAGGgagataaaagaaaatctaattaaaaGAGTGTTTAGTTAGAGTTCGAGAATGCTTTCGGTGGGTATAAGAGAGGCCCTTATCAAAATAGTATTTCAGGCAGTTCCCATGTATACTATGTCTTATTTCTTGATGCCCAATTCCTTTTGTAAGGAACTTGAAACTGTTATTGCTAGATTTTGGTGACAGAAGAAAGTTGGGAGGAATGGTTTACATTGGAGTTCTTGGAAACCATTGTGTATTCCAAAAGAGGATAGAGGTATGGGTTTACGTAATCtttctaaatttaatatttctatattagcAAAACAATGTTAGAGATTGATGGAAAATCCAGGCTCGTTAACAAGATTAATTCGAGCAAAATATTAtcatggtttaaattttctagAAGCCCCATTGGGCTCATACCCGTCCCTAATTTGGAAAAGTATATGGTGTTCCAAAGCTTTGTTAAAATCTGGTATTGGATGAAGGATTGGATCTGGGCTATCTATCTTGATATGGCAAGACTATTGGTTACCGGGGAAGAATAGAGCACTAATTACTACAAACAAGGTAGCAAGATTGGAATGTGTAAGTGATTTGATTCTCCCAAACCCAAATAGAAGAGATCGACAATTAATCTACTCAACTTTCACGGAGGAAGAAGGAAATTTGATTGTAAGTATCCCTATACCTATCACTAATCAATCTGATAAAGTAATATGGTTTAGAGAAAAATCAGGTTTTTATTCAGTAAAAAGCAGTCACAAAGCCTTCATCGAGCCTTCTCATTTGAGTACTATTGAGCAATATAATTTTAAGCAAATTTGGAGTTTAACGTGCCTATCaaaaattcacattttaatgtgaaaatttgcaaatatatatattcctacTTTCCAGAATTTGCATTATAGAAGAATTTTGTCAGAGAATAGTTACCCGCGCTGTCAGGATTGTAGTAAATCACATGTTCATGTTGCACGAGACTGTGCATTCACTATGCATgtttgatcaaaattaaattatcagtGGCCAAGTTCAATGCGTCTATGAGTTTTAACAACTGGTTAAACTCCAGTAACAGTAAAGGGGAAATAGCCATTACAATTTGGGCAATCTGATTTTCCCGCAACAAACTGATACATGAAAGAAAAGTACAAAGTGTGGAGGAAGTTGTTACCTTTATCAGGGGTTATGGCAGGGAGTACAAGAGGCTTTTTGGAATATTACAACACCCCTGACCCAGATAGTTGATAAAATGGGAGCCCCCTCCTACGAATTGGGTCAAAGTGAATGTTGACGTCGGTTTCTCTGAGGCAAAACAACATGCAACATTGGGTTTCTTAATTAGAAATGATGGTCTTAAAATAAGGTCGGGAATCAGAACTCATAACCTAGTTAGATCAGTGGTGTTGGCTAAAGCGATGGTTGTTCTTCACGGGCTCTAGTTTGCGTTGGAGATCGGtttcatgaaaattattttggaaaGTGACTctaaaacaattattaaaaaccTCCAAGCAACAAAGGAAGACTATTCAGAGATACGACCGATTACTTGGGATGTGAAGGCTCttacaatgaaattttcttCATGTCATTTTGAGTTCGTTGCGGGAGAAAGTAACGCAGTGGCGCATGCGATGGCGGTCGAAGGGATGAGAAGATCAGAAGACTCGTTCTGGGTTGAAGATGCCCTATTAAAAGCGATGGAAATGGCAGATTTGGATCGTCTTTTCATCTGGCCACCATAATTTCCCTCCTCTACTGCTCGCTGCTCTGGGTTGAGAACTTCTGATATTCTAAAGGTATATCTCAACTCCCTTCCATTGTTTGCTAGTTCTGATTACCAGATCTCGCAAGGTTTTGGCTGTTTGGGTTTTCTGGTCACTGAAGGGTTTGGAAGAAGCTCTAGAGTTGcatcatgttttattttctttattttatcagTTTGAACTTCATTTTCTATCTGCTTTTGTTTTGGACTTCCAAGcccattttaatcaaaatgaaccgtttattcaaaaaaaaaaaaaactaactttttgacaaaaaaaaaatacttctaagcaaaagctaaaaatttttggttgtgcttttgataaaaaaatgattttgcaaaatatttgtttgtttcaaaaacacttttgaaaagCTCAAAAGTATATTGTTTAGTAATACTTTCAtctcaaaaatacttttgaaaagcaATACTAATCAGACTCAAAAGTGATTACAATTTCTTTGTGTCCTTAGACACCTATAGACACTCAATTTGATTGTTGGAACTGAAAAAAAAGTGTTACTTTCATGTATTTTccaattattatatataaggaGAAGGTAGTGACAcactttttttctcaatttaaaaaaaattaagtgagTAGTTTATGGGAGAGTGAGTAGTTTATCTGACTTTTTAAAGGTTGGAATTAAtgaatataaaagtaaaagattggtaaatattgattaattactgttttgttttacattttcttgatttatattaacttttaaagAGATTTTAGTAACGTCAGTTAAGACTATAAACTTAATCAGAAATAGTAAAAACTTTATGgcagaaaaagtaaaaataactaaaaagaaaaagggaacaAAAATATGATAACCTCTTAATCcactaatgaaataaaaatttcactatAAATAATCTActtctaaatatatatacttcCCTTTTCCGGGCCAGTGTTTCAAACTAGAAACTTCTTTGGGTCATCTTCATATTAGATTGAAGCCCAATTTTAGGTTTAtgtaccaaaaccaaaaattagtTATGTTTGGTAAATGAATTTGAATACATGCACCACCACTCTCAATGCTCACCCACCTAAGCCCATGACATAAACTGCATTTAAGTGAACCAGTGGCAGTTGGAGCCATTATGTTGGTTGAAAAATATTGTTGGCAGTGTTATTCAGCAGTACTTGTTCTAAGGCTCCTACTACATTTCTCATTATAAATGTGGAGAAATCTTGTTCTACTTTCCATTCCATGCAACACTAACTTTTAGATTCCCTTTCCATTGCACTGCTCTTTCTTTCTATAGAATTAGTCACTCCTGTTCTAGATGAAGGTTTTCTCCCCAATTCTTGCTTGCCTAGCGGTAAGTTTTTCGATTTCATGTGATTATTCGTTGTTGAATGCAAAGAACTATGAAGGGTTTTTTTTACCTCaacttttcttgtttgttttttgttGTTACAGCTTGCTGTGGTGGCAAGTCATGCTGCTCTCTCACCCGAGCAATATTGGAGCTATAAGCTGCCAAATACTCCAATGCCAAAGGCTGTCAAAGAAATTCTACATCCAGGTGAGTGTTTAATATCCCaagaattcttttttttttttgaatcatgTTTACTCACCGACAAAACAGGACTACTGTGATATAAGCCCTCAACTTGAGATGGTCAGGAAAGTGAGGACTGTAGAATATCAGACCCTGGTTTCCCATAGAATTGAATTGAGCCTAATACAGCAAACAATCATGTAATCGTGGAAGCCGGGTAATAATCAGAAATGAGGTGCTTAACATAGTTCTGTTCCTGCAATTTATTAAAAGAGAAAGAGCAGGATACGTTCTGTTTAGCAATATATTTCAGAAAACATGGGAATAGGATGTGTTCTGCACATATTGActtattatgaaaaaaattgttggaATCATGCATTCATCAGCATGTATATGAGCTCTCTAGCCCATTTTGGTGTATTTGCAGAACTGATGGAGGAGAAAAGTACCTCTGTAAATGTAGGAGGTGGTGGTGTAAACGTCAATACAGGAAAAGGGAAGCCTGGGGGTGACACCCATGTGAACGTTGGAGGCAAAGGAGTTGGAGTGAACACGGGAAAGCCAGGGGGTGGCACTCATGTGAATGTTGGAGACCCTTTTAATTACCTATATGCAGCCAGTGAAACTCAAATCCATGAAGACCCGAATGTGGCTCTTTTCTTTCTGGAAAAGGATATGCACCCCGGGGCAACAATGAGCCTGCATTTCACTGAAAATACAGAGAAATCAGCTTTCTTACCTTATCAAACTGCCCAAAAAATACCGTTTTCATCTGACAAGTTGCCAGAAATTTTCAACAAGTTTTCAGTGAAACCTGGATCACTGAAGGCAGAGATGATGAAGAACACAATTACGGAGTGCGAACAGCCAGCGATTGAAGGAGAGGAAAAATATTGTGCAACCTCACTGGAGTCAATGATTGACTATAGCATTTCCAAACTAGGGAAAGTTGATCAGGCAGTCTCAACAGAAGTGGAAAAACAAACCCCAATGCAAAAGTATACAATAGCAGCTGGAGTGCAGAAGATGACAGATGACAAAGCTGTAGTGTGCCACAAGCAGAATTATGCATATGCTGTCTTCTATTGCCATAAATCAGAAACAACAAGGGCTTACATGGTTCCTTTAGAGGGTGCTGACGGAACAAAAGCCAAAGCAGTAGCAGTCTGCCACACAGATACATCCGCATGGAACCCTAAGCATTTGGCTTTTCAAGTCCTAAAAGTTGAACCAGGAACCATTCCTGTCTGCCATTTCCTTCCTCGGGATCACATTGTTTGGGTCCCTAAGTAAAAATCCTGAAGAGTAGATTCATACACTATAAGTTTCATCATAGTGTGCATTACAACAGCGTAAAGCAATATCCAGTTTGTTCTACAATAATATACCCACGAGTTTAGTTATGTGAAATCTATCCATGAATCATGTTCTTGGTAatggataaaatgatattacttTGCGGACATTATGTTTCTCCATTAGATTACTAATTCTCTTTCATCTCAGATTAGCCATCTCCACAGAAAAATTCTCAGAAGGTAAACTATCATGTTCATCACTGGGTTGCAATCAGAGAAGAAATTGTTTTTCCTATGTCCCAACAGCAGTAAATTTTTGGACGAATTTACATGGTACATATGAGAATTTTCTATGTCATGTATTCGAAGGATGCTAACTTAATATAGTAAGACCGGCATTAAAATCTTTTCGGATATGAGTAGGTTCCAAAGTACACAAATTTGAGCACCTGTACGGAACAAACCATTGTGTGCACTGTGCAGCCCTTCGCATCTGATTCCTCCACCACTGTGATTAGCAGCTGCAGCGTCCTCACTGGCTAACCTAGGCCCTTGACTGACTTATTCAACAGTGTTATgtagttaaatttgagaaataatctttcattaaTCTATGTTTCTTTGTCTTAATTAAACTCTTATTagtcttattattatttgacttaTAAATAGACTAttttacaacattagaaaatacactcacttttagagaattttgtgtttagcttttggggattttttttttcgagtttttccatcttttataTTCCTCGTtgttttgccattatagtataATTATCTTCgccataattttttatcttctttggagagttttttcacgttaaatttacgtattcaatttctaaatttttttagctatttttatgataagttaaataattatacatGATGTTAGCTCCACGGATCATTTTAGTCCTGCAATGTGGGATCTAATCTacagattttgattttttttaaaacatcaacAGAGCTGAATACTGCATAACCACACACACAAAAATCTACTACCAGCTACAACTTCAAAAATTATAGT
This sequence is a window from Gossypium raimondii isolate GPD5lz chromosome 5, ASM2569854v1, whole genome shotgun sequence. Protein-coding genes within it:
- the LOC105768730 gene encoding BURP domain protein RD22 isoform X2, with the translated sequence MKVFSPILACLALAVVASHAALSPEQYWSYKLPNTPMPKAVKEILHPELMEEKSTSVNVGGGGVNVNTGKGKPGGDTHVNVGGKGVGVNTGKPGGGTHVNVGDPFNYLYAASETQIHEDPNVALFFLEKDMHPGATMSLHFTENTEKSAFLPYQTAQKIPFSSDKLPEIFNKFSVKPGSLKAEMMKNTITECEQPAIEGEEKYCATSLESMIDYSISKLGKVDQAVSTEVEKQTPMQKYTIAAGVQKMTDDKAVVCHKQNYAYAVFYCHKSETTRAYMVPLEGADGTKAKAVAVCHTDTSAWNPKHLAFQVLKVEPGTIPVCHFLPRDHIVWVPK
- the LOC105768730 gene encoding BURP domain protein RD22 isoform X1; amino-acid sequence: MKVFSPILACLALAVVASHAALSPEQYWSYKLPNTPMPKAVKEILHPAHFGVFAELMEEKSTSVNVGGGGVNVNTGKGKPGGDTHVNVGGKGVGVNTGKPGGGTHVNVGDPFNYLYAASETQIHEDPNVALFFLEKDMHPGATMSLHFTENTEKSAFLPYQTAQKIPFSSDKLPEIFNKFSVKPGSLKAEMMKNTITECEQPAIEGEEKYCATSLESMIDYSISKLGKVDQAVSTEVEKQTPMQKYTIAAGVQKMTDDKAVVCHKQNYAYAVFYCHKSETTRAYMVPLEGADGTKAKAVAVCHTDTSAWNPKHLAFQVLKVEPGTIPVCHFLPRDHIVWVPK
- the LOC105768730 gene encoding BURP domain protein RD22 isoform X3; protein product: MKVFSPILACLALAVVASHAALSPEQYWSYKLPNTPMPKAVKEILHPGGGGVNVNTGKGKPGGDTHVNVGGKGVGVNTGKPGGGTHVNVGDPFNYLYAASETQIHEDPNVALFFLEKDMHPGATMSLHFTENTEKSAFLPYQTAQKIPFSSDKLPEIFNKFSVKPGSLKAEMMKNTITECEQPAIEGEEKYCATSLESMIDYSISKLGKVDQAVSTEVEKQTPMQKYTIAAGVQKMTDDKAVVCHKQNYAYAVFYCHKSETTRAYMVPLEGADGTKAKAVAVCHTDTSAWNPKHLAFQVLKVEPGTIPVCHFLPRDHIVWVPK